One region of Streptomyces leeuwenhoekii genomic DNA includes:
- a CDS encoding ScbR family autoregulator-binding transcription factor, translated as MDSTVQERARATRRSLLEAAACLFAEQGYAGTSVNDVSARSGRTSGSVYFHYASKEGLALAVVRDRFATWPGLAARYANPAVPPLERLVALSYEIARALAEDTLTRAGARLWAERDIIDAPLPDPFALWTTATTRLLAQARTTGHLARQVRPAPTARTLVRAFFGLCTLTEALEGPQNISHRLTDWWLLTLPCLQRGADPAETVGRARAQVMTGIASGATA; from the coding sequence GTGGACAGCACGGTGCAGGAACGGGCGAGGGCAACCCGCAGGTCTCTTCTGGAGGCAGCCGCCTGCCTCTTCGCCGAACAGGGGTACGCCGGAACCAGCGTCAACGACGTCAGTGCCAGATCGGGCCGGACCAGCGGCTCCGTCTACTTCCACTACGCCAGCAAGGAGGGGCTCGCCCTCGCCGTGGTCCGGGACCGGTTCGCCACCTGGCCGGGTCTCGCCGCACGGTACGCGAATCCCGCCGTGCCACCCCTGGAGCGCCTGGTCGCCCTCAGCTACGAGATCGCCCGTGCCCTCGCCGAGGACACCCTCACGCGCGCGGGGGCACGCCTGTGGGCGGAACGCGACATCATCGACGCCCCGCTTCCCGATCCCTTCGCCCTGTGGACCACCGCCACCACCCGGCTCCTCGCGCAGGCCCGGACCACCGGGCACCTCGCCCGCCAGGTCCGCCCCGCCCCCACCGCCCGAACCCTGGTCCGTGCCTTCTTCGGCCTGTGCACCCTCACCGAGGCCCTGGAAGGCCCCCAGAACATCAGCCACCGCCTCACCGACTGGTGGCTCCTGACCCTGCCCTGCCTCCAGCGGGGGGCCGATCCGGCGGAGACGGTGGGGCGGGCACGGGCGCAGGTGATGACCGGGATCGCCTCCGGAGCCACCGCCTGA
- a CDS encoding endo alpha-1,4 polygalactosaminidase — MRRLAVAVVVALSLVAALAGCSGGEDSDPGGTWWRPRPGLAWQWQLDGKVDPSVDVPVYDIDGFESSASDVARLHRDGRKVICYVNVGAWEDFRPDRDAFPRSVLGGPNGWRGERWLDIRQTRALRPVMERRFDMCRDKGFDAVEPDLVEGYSHDTGFPLTARDQIRYNRMIAEIAHERGLAVGLKNDLPQIPELVDDFDFAVNEECAQYGECALLEPFVAAGKAVFHVEYARPTADFCPLARKLRLSSMLKKPELDAWRKPC; from the coding sequence GTGAGGCGGCTCGCGGTGGCCGTGGTGGTCGCCCTGTCCCTGGTGGCGGCCCTCGCCGGGTGCTCCGGCGGCGAGGATTCCGACCCCGGCGGCACATGGTGGCGGCCGCGCCCCGGGCTGGCCTGGCAGTGGCAGCTCGACGGCAAGGTCGACCCGTCCGTCGACGTGCCCGTCTACGACATCGACGGCTTCGAGAGCAGCGCCTCGGACGTCGCCCGCCTGCACCGGGACGGACGCAAGGTGATCTGCTACGTCAACGTGGGCGCCTGGGAGGACTTCCGCCCCGACCGGGACGCCTTCCCCCGCTCGGTGCTGGGCGGGCCCAACGGCTGGCGGGGCGAGCGCTGGCTGGACATCCGTCAGACCCGGGCGCTGCGTCCCGTCATGGAACGCCGGTTCGACATGTGCCGGGACAAGGGATTCGACGCGGTGGAACCGGATCTGGTCGAGGGCTACTCCCATGACACCGGCTTCCCTCTCACGGCCCGCGACCAGATCCGCTACAACCGCATGATCGCGGAGATCGCGCACGAGCGCGGGCTGGCGGTGGGCCTGAAGAACGACCTGCCCCAGATCCCGGAGCTGGTGGACGACTTCGACTTCGCGGTCAACGAAGAGTGCGCGCAGTACGGCGAGTGCGCCCTGCTCGAGCCGTTCGTCGCGGCGGGCAAGGCGGTCTTCCACGTGGAGTACGCGCGGCCCACCGCCGACTTCTGCCCCCTGGCCCGGAAGCTGCGGCTGTCGTCGATGCTCAAGAAGCCGGAACTGGACGCCTGGCGCAAGCCCTGCTGA
- a CDS encoding spherulation-specific family 4 protein, which translates to MSLLIPLYVHPAEDPAAWHRLITRAAHTYAVVLNPASGPGDSPDPAFAAAAEALRSAGARLLGYVDTDYGARDPADVVADLRRHREWYGVDGCFLDRVTAAPDGLPACRRLVRSVRRLGAAPVVLNPGVHPAPGYARLADLTVTFEGHWSQYVAAFSRPPWAARQPPERLCHLVYGVPELLVPLAVRTARERGAAVCGPVTGEPPNPWSRLTPALAEAER; encoded by the coding sequence GTGAGCCTGCTGATTCCGCTGTACGTCCATCCGGCCGAGGACCCCGCCGCGTGGCACCGGCTGATCACCCGTGCCGCGCACACCTACGCCGTCGTGCTCAACCCCGCCAGCGGGCCCGGCGACAGCCCGGACCCGGCCTTCGCCGCCGCCGCCGAAGCGCTGCGCTCGGCGGGCGCCCGGCTGCTCGGTTACGTCGACACGGACTACGGCGCGCGGGACCCGGCCGACGTCGTCGCCGATCTGCGCAGGCACCGGGAGTGGTACGGCGTGGACGGCTGCTTCCTGGACCGGGTGACCGCCGCGCCGGACGGGCTGCCGGCCTGCCGCCGCCTGGTGCGGTCCGTGCGCCGGCTCGGTGCCGCGCCCGTCGTCCTCAACCCGGGGGTACACCCCGCTCCAGGCTATGCGCGGCTCGCCGATCTGACCGTCACCTTCGAGGGCCACTGGTCCCAGTACGTGGCGGCGTTCAGCCGGCCCCCGTGGGCCGCCCGGCAGCCGCCCGAGCGGCTGTGCCATCTGGTCTACGGGGTGCCCGAGCTGCTGGTGCCGCTCGCCGTGCGCACCGCGCGCGAGCGGGGCGCGGCCGTGTGCGGGCCGGTGACGGGCGAACCGCCCAACCCCTGGTCCCGGCTGACCCCCGCGCTGGCCGAGGCGGAGCGGTGA
- a CDS encoding NAD-dependent epimerase/dehydratase family protein has translation MHILVLGATGYLGGHVVERLRALPGARVFLGGRSPAADVTADLASGRPRELAAALARVAPDAVVNCAGATGGDAVTLAEVNARGPAVLCAALREAAPRARLVHLGSAAEYGPGTPGRPVTESGATGPAGPYGATKLAGTVAVTASGLDAVVLRVGNPVGPGAPPTGLPGRVAALLADAGRGPEATLRLGDLSAYRDFVDVRDVAEAVALAVTAPGPLPPVLNIGGGDAVPVRDLVRTLADAAGFRGRIVEEGAGGSTRSADVSWQCSDITAARAALGWRPSRSLGASLEALWAAAGARSRSAEGVAAR, from the coding sequence ATGCACATCCTCGTCCTCGGTGCCACCGGTTACCTGGGCGGCCATGTCGTCGAACGGCTGCGGGCCCTGCCGGGCGCGCGGGTGTTCCTCGGCGGCCGCTCCCCCGCCGCCGACGTCACCGCCGACCTGGCCTCCGGCCGTCCCCGGGAGCTCGCGGCCGCGCTGGCCCGGGTCGCGCCGGACGCCGTCGTCAACTGCGCGGGCGCGACCGGCGGTGACGCCGTCACCCTGGCGGAGGTGAACGCCCGGGGGCCCGCCGTGCTGTGCGCGGCCCTGCGCGAGGCCGCTCCCCGGGCCCGCCTGGTGCACCTGGGCTCGGCCGCCGAGTACGGGCCCGGCACCCCCGGCAGGCCGGTGACCGAGTCCGGGGCCACCGGTCCGGCCGGCCCGTACGGCGCGACCAAGCTGGCGGGCACGGTGGCGGTGACCGCGTCGGGGCTGGACGCGGTGGTGCTGAGGGTGGGCAACCCGGTGGGTCCCGGGGCCCCGCCCACGGGCCTGCCCGGCCGGGTCGCCGCGCTGCTCGCGGACGCCGGGCGCGGTCCGGAGGCGACGCTGCGGCTCGGGGACCTGTCCGCGTATCGCGACTTCGTGGACGTACGCGACGTGGCGGAGGCGGTGGCGCTGGCGGTCACCGCGCCGGGGCCGCTGCCGCCGGTCCTCAACATCGGCGGCGGCGACGCGGTCCCGGTCCGGGACCTGGTGCGGACGCTGGCGGACGCGGCCGGGTTCCGGGGCCGGATCGTGGAGGAGGGGGCGGGCGGCTCCACGCGGTCCGCCGACGTCTCCTGGCAGTGCTCGGACATCACCGCCGCCCGCGCCGCGCTCGGCTGGCGGCCCTCGCGCTCCCTCGGCGCGTCGCTGGAGGCGCTGTGGGCGGCCGCGGGCGCACGGTCCCGCAGCGCCGAAGGGGTAGCGGCCCGGTGA
- a CDS encoding nucleotidyltransferase family protein, with amino-acid sequence MHAVILAGGKGVRLRPYTTALPKPLVPIGDQHAILEIVLRQLSTAGFTHCTIAIGHLGEIIRAYVGDGSQWGMNIDYATEENPLGTMGPLLTLRERLPEKFLVMNGDVLTDLDYADVLRRHEASGAPLTIATYARKVHIDFGVLTTDQSRVVAFTEKPSIDYRVSMGVYGVSRSTLDGYTPGLPLGFDELVLDLLAAQRPPHAYEFDGYWLDIGRPDDYDRANAEFTSRKSLLLKGA; translated from the coding sequence ATGCACGCAGTCATCCTTGCCGGAGGAAAAGGCGTCCGGCTGCGGCCGTACACCACCGCGCTGCCCAAGCCGCTGGTGCCCATCGGCGACCAGCACGCCATCCTGGAGATCGTGCTGCGGCAGTTGTCCACGGCCGGCTTCACCCACTGCACCATCGCCATCGGCCACCTCGGCGAGATCATCCGCGCCTACGTCGGCGACGGCTCGCAGTGGGGCATGAACATCGACTACGCCACCGAGGAGAACCCGCTGGGCACCATGGGCCCGCTGCTCACCCTGCGCGAGCGCCTGCCGGAGAAATTCCTCGTGATGAACGGCGACGTGCTCACCGACCTGGACTACGCCGATGTGCTGCGCCGGCACGAGGCGTCGGGCGCGCCGCTGACCATCGCGACCTACGCCCGCAAGGTGCACATCGACTTCGGGGTGCTGACCACCGACCAGAGCCGGGTCGTCGCCTTCACCGAGAAGCCCAGCATCGACTACCGGGTCTCCATGGGCGTCTACGGCGTCTCCCGCTCCACCCTCGACGGCTACACGCCCGGACTGCCGCTGGGCTTCGACGAGCTGGTGCTCGACCTGCTCGCCGCCCAGCGTCCGCCGCACGCCTACGAGTTCGACGGATACTGGCTGGACATCGGCCGTCCCGACGACTACGACCGGGCCAACGCGGAGTTCACCAGCCGCAAGTCGCTGCTGCTCAAGGGAGCCTGA